The following coding sequences are from one Pigmentibacter sp. JX0631 window:
- a CDS encoding NAD(P)/FAD-dependent oxidoreductase, with translation MKTRVAIIGAGPSGCAQMRAFAAIEQKSIPIPEIVCFEKQDNWGGLWNYTWETGVDRFGEPVHGSMYRYLWSNGPKECLEFADYSFEEHFGKQIPSYPPREVLFDYIQGRVEKAGVKKWIKFQCPVKSVVFHNETNKFHLKYRNLKKDNEYIEEFDYVVVASGHYSFPNYPTFPGMNKFNGRILHAHDFRDALEFKDKDILIVGSSYSAEDIGSQCYKYGAKSITSCYRTKPMGFNFPNNWEEKPMLDKVELNIAYFKDGTTKKIDAIILCTGYKHHFPFMAENLQLKTKNRLWPNHLYKGIFWFENPKLIYLGMQDQYYTFNMFDAQAWLARNFILGKFSLPSLQEQQIENNIWIDREEKLETAHDGVLFQGDYVKELISLTDYPKLDIDKVNANFFLWKKHKHENIITFRDQIYCSALTGNFSTYHHTSWLETKDDSLESFLSIEKGKV, from the coding sequence ATGAAAACTCGAGTTGCTATTATTGGGGCTGGTCCATCAGGGTGTGCTCAAATGCGAGCTTTTGCAGCTATAGAGCAAAAGAGCATTCCTATTCCTGAAATTGTTTGTTTTGAAAAGCAAGATAATTGGGGAGGCCTTTGGAATTACACTTGGGAAACTGGTGTGGATAGATTTGGGGAACCTGTGCACGGCAGTATGTATCGTTATCTCTGGTCTAATGGGCCTAAAGAATGTCTAGAATTTGCAGATTACTCTTTTGAAGAACACTTTGGTAAACAAATTCCTTCTTACCCACCAAGAGAGGTTCTGTTTGATTATATTCAAGGACGTGTAGAAAAAGCAGGGGTTAAAAAATGGATAAAATTTCAATGTCCCGTAAAAAGCGTCGTATTTCATAACGAAACAAATAAATTTCATTTAAAATACCGGAATTTAAAAAAAGATAATGAGTATATTGAAGAATTTGATTATGTAGTTGTAGCTTCAGGACATTATTCCTTTCCAAATTATCCAACTTTTCCTGGCATGAATAAGTTCAACGGAAGAATATTGCATGCGCATGATTTTCGCGATGCCTTAGAATTTAAAGATAAAGATATTTTAATAGTAGGTAGTAGTTATTCAGCAGAAGATATAGGATCTCAATGTTACAAATACGGAGCAAAAAGTATTACTTCTTGTTACAGAACAAAGCCTATGGGCTTTAACTTTCCAAATAATTGGGAAGAAAAACCTATGCTAGATAAAGTAGAATTAAATATTGCATATTTTAAAGATGGAACAACAAAAAAAATAGATGCTATTATTTTATGTACAGGTTATAAGCACCATTTTCCCTTTATGGCAGAAAATTTACAGTTAAAAACTAAAAATAGATTATGGCCAAATCATTTGTATAAAGGAATATTTTGGTTTGAAAATCCAAAATTAATATATTTAGGTATGCAAGATCAGTATTACACTTTTAATATGTTTGATGCCCAAGCATGGTTAGCTCGTAACTTTATTCTAGGGAAGTTTTCGTTACCTTCATTGCAAGAACAACAAATAGAAAATAATATTTGGATAGATAGAGAAGAAAAATTAGAAACTGCTCATGACGGTGTATTATTTCAAGGAGATTATGTAAAGGAATTAATATCTTTAACTGATTACCCAAAATTAGATATAGATAAGGTAAATGCTAATTTTTTTCTTTGGAAAAAACATAAACATGAAAATATCATAACTTTTCGAGATCAAATCTATTGTTCAGCTCTAACTGGTAATTTTTCTACTTATCATCATACGAGTTGGTTAGAGACGAAAGATGATTCTTTAGAATCATTTCTCTCAATTGAGAAGGGGAAAGTTTAG
- a CDS encoding TrmH family RNA methyltransferase, translating into MKKREKEQEKIKQHGEHRRIPKPRKNLEMKICGLHSCKMLFSKRPQDLIRVYITENMLKEMNKVLKYCAEKKLAYRILTEEEMLKVSESNHHEGVCFLIRRTPSLSYEEFLKNENLVKNTNCIVALENVQNPHNLGAVMRVCANFGANAILVSHADAALSGAAYRTSEGGAEFIKIITTDNFNKALEKFKASEYKIMLTSSHKGTNIFKEKLPKKLVFVFGSENSGITEPLLNNGDKIIQIPSSGNVESLNIACASSVILAEYWRIHKE; encoded by the coding sequence TTGAAAAAAAGAGAAAAAGAACAAGAAAAAATAAAACAACATGGTGAGCACAGAAGAATCCCAAAACCAAGAAAAAATTTAGAAATGAAGATATGTGGTCTCCATTCTTGTAAAATGTTATTTAGCAAACGCCCTCAGGACCTTATTCGTGTTTATATTACCGAAAATATGCTAAAAGAAATGAATAAAGTTTTAAAATATTGTGCTGAGAAAAAATTAGCTTATCGTATTTTAACCGAAGAAGAAATGCTGAAGGTTTCTGAATCAAATCATCATGAAGGAGTTTGTTTTTTAATTCGCCGTACTCCTTCTTTAAGCTATGAAGAATTTCTTAAAAATGAAAATCTAGTTAAAAATACAAATTGTATTGTTGCACTCGAAAATGTCCAAAATCCACATAACTTAGGAGCAGTTATGCGTGTTTGTGCAAATTTTGGAGCAAATGCTATACTAGTATCACATGCAGATGCAGCATTATCGGGTGCAGCTTATCGTACATCAGAAGGTGGTGCTGAGTTTATCAAAATAATTACTACAGATAATTTTAATAAAGCTTTGGAGAAATTTAAAGCATCTGAATATAAAATTATGTTAACTTCTAGTCATAAAGGTACGAATATATTTAAAGAGAAACTTCCTAAAAAATTGGTATTTGTTTTTGGATCAGAAAATTCTGGTATAACAGAACCCCTCTTAAATAATGGTGATAAAATTATCCAAATTCCAAGTTCAGGTAATGTAGAAAGTCTAAATATCGCATGCGCATCAAGTGTCATTCTTGCTGAATATTGGCGAATTCATAAAGAATAA